Proteins from a single region of Cytophagaceae bacterium:
- a CDS encoding ClbS/DfsB family four-helix bundle protein codes for MARPTSKIELLNQSEGNFKKLMALVESTENPEREFLPGTMNRNIRDVLAHLHHWHLMMIDWYTVGMSGQKPEIPAPGYTWKTTPLLNRKIWEDFQASVLEEVKEKLIASHVNITALIEKHSNEELFEKKRYRWTGTTSLGAYFIGATSSHYDWALKLIKKGLR; via the coding sequence ATGGCACGGCCTACTTCAAAAATCGAACTCCTAAATCAAAGCGAAGGGAATTTCAAAAAGCTAATGGCTTTGGTTGAAAGCACCGAAAATCCAGAACGAGAGTTTTTACCAGGAACTATGAACCGAAATATTAGAGATGTTTTGGCTCATTTGCATCATTGGCACCTCATGATGATCGACTGGTACACCGTAGGCATGAGCGGCCAAAAGCCTGAAATACCCGCCCCAGGCTATACCTGGAAGACCACTCCCCTGCTCAACCGCAAGATTTGGGAAGACTTTCAAGCTTCGGTTCTGGAAGAGGTAAAGGAGAAACTCATTGCATCGCATGTGAACATAACTGCACTTATAGAAAAACACAGCAACGAGGAGCTATTTGAAAAGAAAAGATACCGGTGGACCGGCACTACCTCGTTAGGAGCCTACTTTATAGGTGCCACCTCGAGCCACTATGATTGGGCTTTGAAATTGATTAAGAAGGGGTTGAGGTAA
- a CDS encoding Lrp/AsnC ligand binding domain-containing protein, protein MTTAIVLINAERQKISKVGDQLAAIHGVTEVFSVSGRYDLVALIRLKNHDDLAELMTGKITEIEGITRTESMVAFRVLSKHDLEGMFDLGS, encoded by the coding sequence ATGACAACTGCTATAGTATTAATCAATGCCGAACGGCAAAAAATAAGTAAAGTTGGCGACCAACTGGCTGCCATTCATGGGGTTACAGAAGTTTTTTCGGTGAGTGGGAGATACGATTTAGTGGCTCTGATCAGGCTGAAAAATCATGATGACCTGGCAGAGCTAATGACCGGCAAAATCACGGAAATAGAAGGCATCACCCGCACAGAATCCATGGTGGCTTTCCGGGTGCTTTCAAAACATGACCTGGAAGGGATGTTTGATTTGGGGAGTTGA
- a CDS encoding PorT family protein, giving the protein MKTCRWLVIPVILLFFTSFTFAQKIGVKIGASLADISYVSEGENFNDDLKIRAGFHAGLLAEMPLSEKLAVELGLILNQKGYRMSGSEEEDGYNYSYSGSASVIYADIPLNIKAYFELENDMKVFATVGPYVGAGVLGNSKYKITVDGESESDSEKLVFGSDEDSDFKRLDYGVGVGVGVAMEKLQFGINYNYGLANIAPGGDADNKFSNRVIGISLSYFLK; this is encoded by the coding sequence ATGAAAACATGCAGGTGGTTAGTAATTCCCGTAATTTTGTTATTTTTCACATCTTTTACCTTTGCACAAAAAATAGGCGTTAAGATTGGTGCCAGTTTAGCAGATATCTCTTATGTTTCTGAAGGAGAAAACTTTAATGATGATCTGAAAATCAGAGCCGGATTCCATGCCGGACTTTTGGCTGAAATGCCGCTTTCTGAAAAACTTGCAGTGGAATTGGGCCTTATTTTAAATCAAAAAGGCTATCGCATGAGTGGCAGTGAAGAAGAAGATGGATATAATTATTCTTATTCTGGCTCTGCAAGTGTTATTTATGCCGATATCCCTTTAAATATCAAAGCTTATTTCGAACTCGAAAACGACATGAAAGTTTTTGCAACCGTTGGACCTTATGTCGGTGCCGGAGTTTTAGGTAATTCCAAATATAAAATTACTGTAGATGGTGAATCAGAATCAGATTCAGAAAAATTAGTTTTTGGCTCTGATGAAGACAGCGATTTTAAAAGACTGGATTATGGGGTTGGAGTAGGAGTTGGCGTGGCTATGGAAAAACTCCAGTTTGGTATCAATTACAATTATGGACTTGCCAATATTGCTCCCGGTGGAGATGCCGACAATAAATTCTCAAATCGGGTGATAGGAATTTCTCTAAGTTATTTTTTAAAATAA
- a CDS encoding glutaminyl-peptide cyclotransferase: MKNTTLISEKMSYSSYAYLLVFSSFIIRCDFTKNESQTETDTPSSQNIAYQIVGDFPHDTTSFTEGFLIHNGELWESGGGPEEIPLAKSMFGTVNRETGKVNIKVELEKKVYFGEGICILNNNIYQLTYKNQKGFVYDLKTLKKIKEFTYANTEGWGLTTDGKSLIMTDGTYEITFLDPESLSVIKKLAVKENGYAIDKINEPEWVNGFIFANIWMTNTIVKIDPANGQIVAKADLGELASRAKNQYAGSMEMNGIAFDSGKNQLLVTGKLWPKIFVLQL; this comes from the coding sequence ATGAAAAATACAACGTTAATATCAGAAAAAATGTCTTATTCCTCTTACGCTTACTTACTGGTTTTCAGTAGCTTTATTATCCGCTGTGATTTCACAAAAAATGAATCCCAAACTGAAACCGATACTCCTTCCTCTCAAAACATTGCCTACCAAATAGTTGGAGATTTTCCACATGATACCACTTCATTTACAGAAGGATTTTTAATTCATAATGGTGAGCTTTGGGAAAGTGGTGGTGGCCCCGAAGAAATACCTTTGGCAAAGTCGATGTTTGGAACTGTAAACCGTGAAACGGGTAAAGTAAATATCAAAGTTGAGCTGGAAAAAAAAGTATATTTTGGAGAGGGAATTTGTATCCTGAATAATAATATCTATCAGCTCACTTACAAAAACCAGAAAGGTTTTGTATATGATCTCAAAACTTTGAAAAAAATTAAAGAATTCACTTATGCAAACACTGAAGGTTGGGGGTTAACTACTGATGGTAAATCGCTTATAATGACAGATGGCACTTATGAAATAACCTTTCTCGATCCTGAGAGTCTGAGTGTAATCAAAAAATTGGCAGTGAAAGAAAATGGATATGCGATTGACAAAATCAATGAACCAGAATGGGTAAACGGTTTTATTTTTGCCAATATTTGGATGACAAACACTATTGTAAAAATAGACCCGGCAAATGGCCAGATCGTTGCAAAAGCCGATTTGGGAGAACTTGCATCTCGAGCTAAAAATCAATACGCAGGGTCAATGGAAATGAACGGAATTGCTTTTGATTCGGGCAAAAATCAATTATTGGTAACGGGTAAGTTATGGCCAAAAATATTTGTTCTTCAACTTTAA
- a CDS encoding SRPBCC family protein, with translation MKFKIDKSPKLVYDYLTDMTKFVLVHPVITKIDKIGDAEYLIHETLKFGFLPLNFTYPVSIDQNSVEKTVEMNAIVMKLTKIKLKFSITPEDEFAIIEEKISIKSMFPIKSILQSIFRKQHKILFQNIEREAFNLH, from the coding sequence TTGAAATTTAAGATTGATAAATCACCAAAATTAGTATATGATTATCTGACTGATATGACAAAATTTGTCCTGGTTCATCCTGTTATTACAAAAATTGACAAAATTGGTGATGCAGAGTATTTAATTCATGAAACTTTAAAGTTTGGATTTCTTCCTTTAAATTTCACATATCCAGTGTCTATTGATCAAAATTCCGTAGAAAAAACCGTGGAAATGAATGCAATTGTGATGAAATTAACAAAGATTAAATTAAAATTTTCCATAACACCTGAAGATGAGTTCGCCATAATTGAAGAAAAAATCTCGATTAAGTCAATGTTTCCCATCAAATCAATTTTACAAAGTATTTTTAGAAAACAGCACAAAATACTTTTTCAAAATATTGAAAGAGAGGCTTTTAATTTACATTGA
- a CDS encoding CotH kinase family protein codes for MRSRLALAVLLLFIFACEKPMDPATLKAFGDKPDYSWVYPEDQVRNLTINLGQANWDKIQRDMEYRTARKFGSPTTIPGAVPPPANLSLDAVPGDPIYVEASVSQDNFTWEKVGFRLKGNASLSAIWRNGVYKLPFKLQFDEFEDKYPETKNQRFYGFKELALVPSYGDNSFMKEKLLTNLYRKAGVLACQVAYYKIFIDFGQGKKYCGMYQAIETVEEHMVETQTGKKVGNVYKPESNLQTFVSSQFEKQNNKIPADYSDIKSLISAIHHSSRIGERAIWKKQLEDIFNVKAFLKYLAVNNTVGNWDSYGQLTHNFFLVNIDGVLQWVPYDLNLSFQMKGGLNRTALTFEMNEVGGQWPLIRYLIDDPEYFAFYKSSVKEFVEKTFTPALMTDYLNKHKGVLAPHFTSNEIEKPPYGSIPNSQSFDQSVIDLDKYIKERHAAALNFIK; via the coding sequence ATGCGTTCTAGGCTCGCTTTGGCGGTGCTGTTACTTTTCATTTTTGCTTGTGAAAAGCCAATGGATCCGGCAACTTTAAAGGCGTTTGGTGACAAACCCGATTATTCCTGGGTTTACCCTGAAGATCAGGTCAGAAATCTGACAATCAACCTTGGTCAAGCAAATTGGGACAAAATTCAAAGAGACATGGAATATCGAACTGCCCGAAAGTTTGGAAGCCCAACGACTATTCCCGGTGCGGTGCCTCCACCTGCCAATTTAAGTCTTGATGCGGTACCTGGCGACCCCATCTATGTAGAAGCCAGCGTAAGTCAGGATAATTTTACATGGGAAAAAGTTGGATTCCGATTAAAAGGAAATGCTTCGCTAAGTGCAATTTGGAGGAACGGTGTATATAAATTGCCTTTCAAACTTCAGTTTGATGAATTTGAAGATAAATATCCCGAAACAAAAAATCAGCGATTTTATGGCTTCAAAGAGCTGGCATTGGTGCCCAGTTATGGAGATAATTCATTTATGAAAGAAAAACTGCTGACCAATTTATATCGGAAAGCAGGAGTATTGGCTTGTCAGGTAGCTTATTACAAAATATTTATAGATTTCGGTCAGGGAAAAAAATATTGTGGTATGTACCAGGCTATTGAAACCGTAGAAGAACATATGGTTGAAACCCAAACCGGAAAAAAAGTTGGAAACGTATATAAACCGGAATCAAATCTTCAAACATTTGTGTCCTCCCAGTTTGAAAAACAAAATAATAAAATTCCTGCTGATTACTCTGACATAAAATCCTTGATATCAGCTATTCATCACTCATCAAGAATCGGTGAACGGGCTATTTGGAAAAAACAACTGGAAGATATTTTTAATGTTAAAGCTTTTCTAAAGTATTTGGCAGTTAACAACACAGTTGGCAATTGGGATAGTTATGGGCAGCTTACACACAATTTCTTTTTGGTAAATATTGACGGGGTTCTTCAATGGGTGCCCTACGATCTAAATTTATCGTTTCAAATGAAAGGTGGGCTCAATCGCACTGCCCTTACTTTTGAAATGAATGAAGTTGGAGGACAATGGCCGCTCATCAGATATCTGATTGATGACCCCGAATATTTTGCTTTTTATAAGTCTTCTGTAAAAGAGTTTGTGGAGAAAACTTTTACACCCGCTTTAATGACCGACTATCTCAATAAACACAAAGGTGTACTTGCCCCTCATTTTACCTCTAATGAAATCGAGAAGCCTCCATATGGCTCGATTCCAAATAGTCAAAGTTTCGACCAGTCGGTAATTGACCTGGATAAATACATAAAAGAAAGGCACGCTGCTGCACTAAATTTTATCAAATAA
- a CDS encoding EFR1 family ferrodoxin (N-terminal region resembles flavodoxins. C-terminal ferrodoxin region binds two 4Fe-4S clusters.), producing MKSIEIYFFSGTGNAKRIALWINHQAQKHLIPCHLHNIAHIKFKSFEVPEKGSSIFIISPIHGFNFPKITLDFIRNFPKGSNQVVLMNTRGGMKIGNWVTPGLTGIAFFLSSLWLKIKGYTIQGQIPYDMPSNWISLHPAIRPNASGFIHEVIKNRVEKHCEMLFRGNNLFISRREIIQDVLIAPISFLYYFFGRFFLAKTFYASHHCDNCGICIKDCPVDAIVEVNGRPFWTHKCENCMHCMNNCPQNAIEVSNVLGIVSFLVYSIVTAIIFRFLSFDFQLGVIAKFLVTNLIFFLILYFLYYIQHQILRNNFIAKLIAHSSLTFYKFWGRYKSMVTKDKKK from the coding sequence ATGAAAAGTATCGAAATCTATTTTTTTTCAGGTACAGGCAATGCCAAAAGAATAGCACTTTGGATCAATCATCAGGCTCAAAAACACTTGATACCATGCCACCTTCACAATATTGCACACATAAAATTCAAATCTTTTGAGGTGCCTGAAAAGGGCTCATCAATTTTTATTATCTCCCCCATCCATGGGTTTAATTTCCCTAAAATTACCCTCGATTTCATCCGAAATTTCCCCAAAGGCTCAAACCAGGTAGTGCTCATGAATACCCGTGGTGGAATGAAAATTGGAAATTGGGTTACTCCAGGATTGACCGGCATTGCTTTTTTCCTTAGCAGTTTGTGGTTAAAAATAAAAGGATACACCATACAGGGGCAAATTCCTTATGATATGCCGTCAAATTGGATTTCCCTCCATCCGGCTATTAGACCAAATGCATCAGGTTTTATCCATGAGGTGATTAAAAACCGTGTCGAAAAACATTGTGAAATGCTGTTTAGGGGGAATAATTTATTTATTTCCAGACGAGAAATTATTCAGGATGTATTGATTGCCCCCATTAGTTTTTTGTATTACTTTTTTGGTCGTTTCTTTTTAGCCAAAACATTTTATGCTTCACATCATTGTGACAACTGTGGTATTTGTATAAAAGATTGTCCTGTTGACGCCATCGTCGAAGTCAATGGCAGGCCTTTTTGGACACACAAATGCGAAAACTGTATGCATTGCATGAACAATTGCCCGCAGAATGCTATTGAGGTTTCAAATGTACTCGGTATAGTAAGCTTTTTAGTCTATTCTATTGTAACCGCCATAATCTTTAGATTTCTTTCTTTTGATTTCCAATTGGGAGTAATTGCTAAATTTCTGGTAACGAACCTTATTTTCTTTTTAATCTTATATTTTTTATATTATATTCAGCATCAGATACTTAGAAATAATTTCATTGCCAAACTGATAGCACATTCTTCCTTGACTTTCTATAAGTTTTGGGGCAGATACAAATCAATGGTTACAAAAGATAAAAAAAAGTAA
- a CDS encoding nuclear transport factor 2 family protein, which yields MKQILFIISLIFFSTFSFGQSKSELEIRQLENYWAELLDKSDTTALSKVWSKDYIVNNPAGKIITGNDIIGFIRNGQKFPAYQRIIESVTFSKNLAIVMGKEISQPQKDALGIEQKIVRRFTNIWVKEKKEWKLVARQATNIANS from the coding sequence ATGAAACAAATACTATTCATTATTTCTCTAATATTTTTTTCAACTTTTAGTTTTGGACAATCAAAATCAGAATTGGAGATCAGACAATTAGAAAATTACTGGGCTGAATTATTAGACAAATCAGACACGACTGCATTATCAAAAGTTTGGTCGAAAGATTATATAGTTAACAATCCGGCTGGTAAAATCATTACCGGTAATGACATTATTGGTTTTATACGCAATGGCCAGAAGTTCCCTGCCTACCAAAGGATAATCGAGAGTGTCACATTTTCTAAAAACCTAGCTATAGTGATGGGTAAAGAAATTTCTCAACCACAAAAAGATGCTTTGGGAATAGAACAAAAAATTGTAAGACGTTTTACAAATATTTGGGTAAAAGAAAAAAAGGAATGGAAATTAGTTGCGAGACAAGCCACCAATATTGCTAATTCTTAA
- a CDS encoding acyl-CoA thioesterase yields the protein MIKFELNDFPLVTFDKLRYSDTDSQGHVNNAVFSTFLETGRVEILYNSGIPIAMEDSSFVIASLKLDFIHEIKWPGQIDIGTGITKIGNSSIVIFQMLFQNEILTAKAETVTVQVNKKDGKSSALSQFAKDILSKWLLN from the coding sequence ATGATAAAATTTGAACTGAATGATTTTCCATTAGTTACTTTTGACAAACTCAGATATTCTGATACTGACAGCCAGGGTCATGTCAACAATGCTGTTTTTTCAACTTTTTTAGAAACCGGTAGAGTAGAAATACTTTACAATTCGGGAATTCCGATTGCCATGGAGGATTCTAGCTTTGTAATTGCTTCACTAAAACTGGATTTCATTCACGAAATCAAATGGCCGGGACAAATTGATATTGGCACCGGGATCACAAAAATAGGAAATAGTTCTATTGTTATTTTTCAGATGCTTTTTCAGAATGAAATCCTCACAGCAAAGGCAGAAACCGTAACTGTACAGGTAAACAAAAAAGATGGCAAAAGCTCAGCTTTAAGTCAGTTTGCAAAAGATATTTTAAGCAAATGGTTGTTGAATTAG
- a CDS encoding VOC family protein: MKKKIIHFLTALVVANLMACGNSEENADKNNKTESTSDQNEPKKSVSIKQKITPSLWVETKDAKEVVDYYLSIFKDGKLKELRKYKNPPEAGGGDFETAIMEINGVEFNIFAAGPFFKFNESVSFVINCKDQAEVDYYWNALTTNGGEESSCGWCKDKYGLSWQVVPEEYYDLINSDNPKVREKAMKNTLKQKKLILSELK, encoded by the coding sequence ATGAAAAAGAAAATAATTCATTTTTTGACTGCATTGGTCGTTGCCAATCTTATGGCCTGTGGAAATTCAGAAGAGAATGCCGACAAAAACAATAAAACCGAATCAACTTCCGATCAAAACGAGCCAAAAAAGTCTGTCTCTATTAAGCAAAAAATAACTCCTTCACTCTGGGTTGAGACCAAAGACGCTAAAGAAGTGGTTGATTATTACCTTTCTATATTCAAAGATGGCAAACTGAAAGAACTACGTAAATATAAAAATCCACCGGAAGCTGGAGGAGGAGACTTTGAAACTGCAATTATGGAAATTAATGGCGTAGAATTCAATATTTTTGCTGCGGGTCCATTTTTCAAATTCAATGAGTCGGTTTCTTTTGTGATTAATTGCAAAGACCAGGCAGAAGTAGATTATTACTGGAATGCTTTGACCACAAACGGTGGGGAAGAAAGTTCTTGTGGATGGTGTAAAGACAAATATGGTTTATCGTGGCAAGTGGTTCCTGAAGAATATTATGACCTTATTAACAGTGATAATCCAAAAGTTAGAGAAAAGGCAATGAAAAATACCCTCAAACAGAAAAAGTTAATCCTTTCAGAACTAAAATGA
- a CDS encoding VOC family protein codes for MPTFLKSLVVVYCSDIQASAHFYGEILGLETCYRFPKIGEPEHIEYKIRESVIGISSFKGLQSHGLPVEVSGHPFEIGLKTDDIFGLFEYLNKESVKIIKPPAKSEAGNYFGYISDPDGNWISIYQNA; via the coding sequence ATGCCAACATTCCTAAAATCACTGGTTGTAGTTTATTGTTCAGATATTCAGGCTTCTGCTCATTTTTATGGTGAAATTCTGGGCTTGGAAACATGTTACCGTTTTCCCAAAATAGGTGAACCTGAACATATTGAATATAAAATAAGAGAATCGGTGATAGGCATAAGTTCATTTAAAGGCTTGCAATCTCATGGCTTGCCGGTTGAGGTTTCCGGACATCCCTTCGAAATTGGACTAAAAACCGATGACATTTTCGGGCTTTTTGAATACTTGAATAAAGAAAGTGTAAAAATAATTAAGCCTCCGGCCAAAAGTGAAGCGGGGAATTATTTTGGATATATCTCAGACCCTGACGGCAACTGGATTTCTATCTACCAAAATGCCTGA
- a CDS encoding PorT family protein, producing the protein MKKISHLVLFFFLFAGSFNAFSQEIGLRAGVNLSNLLIKDSEENGFKPGLNLGVIGEYPLTETIFVESGLLFSQKGTRYSESEDGEKLTVKFGLNYLEIPIFAKLYHELDNDMQVFGSVGPYVGVGLNGKLKLKYSYDGDSESETESIDFGDDLKRLDYGLGIGAGVRKENLQLGLNFNFGLANLDPDGDSDYRTSNLAIGVNFTYFLNK; encoded by the coding sequence ATGAAAAAAATCAGCCACTTAGTTCTTTTCTTTTTCCTTTTTGCAGGAAGTTTTAATGCTTTTTCACAAGAAATCGGCCTTAGGGCAGGGGTCAACTTATCCAATCTGCTTATCAAAGACAGTGAGGAAAATGGATTTAAACCGGGCTTAAATTTGGGTGTAATCGGCGAGTATCCTCTAACCGAAACTATTTTTGTTGAATCAGGATTGTTATTTTCTCAAAAAGGCACTCGCTATAGCGAGTCTGAAGATGGTGAAAAATTGACTGTCAAGTTTGGATTAAATTATTTAGAAATTCCAATTTTTGCAAAGCTATATCATGAACTAGATAATGATATGCAGGTTTTTGGTTCTGTGGGGCCGTATGTAGGTGTGGGTCTAAATGGTAAATTAAAATTAAAATATTCCTACGATGGTGATTCTGAGTCGGAAACAGAGTCTATTGATTTTGGCGATGATCTTAAAAGATTAGATTATGGTTTAGGAATAGGGGCTGGTGTTAGAAAAGAGAATTTACAATTAGGATTAAACTTTAATTTTGGATTGGCCAATCTTGATCCAGATGGCGATAGTGATTACCGTACTTCAAACCTTGCAATTGGAGTAAATTTCACTTATTTTCTTAACAAATAA
- a CDS encoding DUF1801 domain-containing protein: MKNRFNPEVTNFLDGQSHPLRENIEMLREIILGSNSEISENIKWNGPNYCFEEQDRISMRINPPKQLQLIFHRGAKKIAQPAGRLIEDTSGLLDWKENDRAVANFKNIETIIKEKENLQIIVNKWIEAAM; the protein is encoded by the coding sequence ATGAAAAACAGGTTTAACCCCGAAGTAACCAACTTTCTTGACGGTCAAAGTCATCCTTTGAGAGAAAACATTGAAATGCTCAGAGAAATAATATTGGGTTCGAATTCTGAAATAAGTGAAAACATCAAATGGAATGGACCAAATTACTGTTTTGAGGAACAAGACAGAATTTCGATGCGGATAAATCCCCCTAAACAACTCCAGCTGATATTTCATCGGGGTGCCAAAAAAATCGCTCAGCCCGCCGGTAGATTAATAGAAGATACTTCAGGTCTGCTTGACTGGAAAGAAAACGACCGTGCAGTGGCCAATTTTAAGAATATTGAGACCATAATAAAAGAAAAAGAAAACCTGCAAATCATTGTAAATAAATGGATTGAGGCTGCGATGTAA
- a CDS encoding sodium:solute symporter, with product MSTNYLLLIIFGYFLILMIVSRITSRKSKANTFFDGDHKSPWLLVAFGMIGSGISAVSLVSIPGNVGNENLYYFQFILGTILGYLFIAFILIPIFFKQKLVSIYTYLQNRFGEVTYKTGASFFMVSQSFGAALRLLLSVKILQKAFFDQLNIPPALTILLVLVMIWLYTNQSGIKTIVWTDALQSLFLISVIVISIFSIVKALDTGEKSILNAIIADPKFKFFDFDLNSGTNFFKQFISGFLITVALVGLDQSMMQKTLTVNNATDAKRNVLTFSFFIASAQTLFLFLGVLLYMFATQKGLQLPSEGGKFTSPDELFPTLTMNYFGSIGVIAFFIGVVASTFASIDSCIAALTTSLSYDFFDFEKKSDASKKKLKNTVLIAVNLVMYLIVLSFWNSEGSIINSIFKVAGYTYGPLLGIFLIGLFTKIKFNEKFVPYMAITAPVLTFGLNYWLESQGFSLGFLNILINAIFTIILLWIIKK from the coding sequence ATGTCAACAAATTATCTTTTACTTATCATATTTGGATATTTCCTGATACTAATGATTGTATCAAGGATAACCTCGCGAAAATCTAAGGCTAATACTTTTTTTGATGGTGACCATAAATCTCCCTGGCTTTTAGTAGCATTTGGGATGATTGGAAGTGGAATTTCGGCTGTATCCCTCGTATCGATTCCCGGAAATGTTGGGAATGAAAACCTTTACTATTTTCAATTTATTTTAGGAACTATTCTAGGGTATTTATTTATAGCTTTTATATTGATACCCATATTTTTCAAACAAAAACTCGTTTCGATTTATACTTATCTGCAAAACCGCTTCGGTGAAGTCACCTACAAAACCGGAGCTTCGTTTTTTATGGTTTCACAGTCGTTTGGTGCCGCATTACGTTTGTTATTGTCTGTAAAAATCCTTCAGAAAGCATTTTTTGACCAATTAAATATTCCGCCGGCATTAACAATTTTATTGGTTTTGGTCATGATTTGGCTTTATACCAATCAATCAGGCATAAAAACCATTGTTTGGACCGACGCATTACAATCTTTGTTTTTGATTTCGGTAATCGTGATCTCGATTTTTTCCATTGTAAAAGCTTTGGATACAGGGGAAAAGAGTATTTTGAATGCTATTATCGCAGATCCTAAATTCAAATTTTTTGATTTTGACCTTAATTCCGGCACCAATTTTTTCAAGCAATTTATTTCCGGATTTTTGATCACGGTGGCATTGGTTGGTTTGGATCAAAGCATGATGCAAAAAACACTAACAGTAAACAATGCAACTGATGCCAAACGCAATGTGCTCACTTTCAGTTTTTTTATTGCTTCTGCTCAAACACTATTTTTGTTTCTGGGAGTATTACTTTACATGTTTGCTACTCAAAAAGGCCTTCAATTGCCATCAGAAGGTGGGAAGTTTACCAGTCCTGATGAATTGTTTCCAACACTGACGATGAATTATTTTGGAAGCATAGGAGTGATTGCTTTTTTTATTGGAGTGGTGGCTTCAACTTTCGCCAGTATTGACAGTTGCATAGCTGCACTTACAACAAGCCTGAGTTATGACTTCTTCGATTTTGAGAAAAAATCAGATGCTTCAAAAAAGAAACTGAAAAACACCGTTTTGATTGCTGTTAACCTGGTTATGTATTTGATTGTTCTTTCATTTTGGAACTCAGAAGGATCTATCATTAACTCAATATTTAAAGTGGCAGGATATACCTACGGACCGCTTTTGGGTATTTTTCTGATTGGATTATTTACGAAGATCAAATTCAATGAAAAGTTCGTGCCTTATATGGCTATTACAGCTCCGGTTTTAACTTTTGGGTTAAATTATTGGCTTGAAAGTCAGGGTTTTAGTCTTGGTTTTTTGAACATTTTGATTAATGCTATTTTTACAATAATATTATTATGGATAATAAAGAAATAG
- a CDS encoding DUF3788 family protein, translated as MLLRDPNIPISSEVLAEALGDAFGAYQTLEKDLIERLGLIYQWNFYKDGKAWLCKVSFKKKTVFWLSVWEGYFKITFYFSEKTLTGILDLPVNRQIVELLNNGVHIGKFIPLTLDIHNQKLFSDLNEIIKYKMSLK; from the coding sequence ATGTTATTACGAGATCCAAATATTCCAATTTCCAGTGAAGTTCTTGCCGAAGCCTTGGGTGATGCCTTTGGAGCATATCAAACTTTGGAAAAAGATTTAATTGAGCGTCTTGGATTGATTTATCAATGGAATTTTTATAAAGACGGAAAAGCCTGGTTATGTAAAGTTAGCTTTAAGAAAAAAACGGTTTTTTGGCTTTCAGTGTGGGAAGGTTATTTTAAAATCACATTCTATTTTTCAGAAAAAACACTAACAGGCATCTTAGATTTACCTGTAAACAGGCAAATAGTAGAACTTTTAAATAATGGTGTTCATATAGGCAAGTTTATTCCTTTGACTTTGGATATACACAACCAAAAATTGTTTTCGGATCTAAATGAAATAATCAAATATAAAATGAGTCTGAAATAA
- a CDS encoding GNAT family N-acetyltransferase, protein MDNKEIVFLPETRQEIFDKCAAMMVATDPWITLGMDKERCLKAFEGECKEIFSVWKSGKIAGFVILQMCGTFRGYIQTLLVAEEYRGQGIANQILKFCENHIHKISPNVFMCVSSFNTHARKVYEKYGFEEIGVLKDFIKPGFDEILLWKR, encoded by the coding sequence ATGGATAATAAAGAAATAGTTTTTTTGCCAGAAACCCGTCAGGAGATTTTTGACAAATGTGCGGCCATGATGGTGGCCACGGATCCCTGGATTACACTCGGAATGGATAAAGAACGCTGTTTGAAGGCTTTTGAGGGTGAATGCAAAGAGATCTTTTCGGTTTGGAAAAGTGGTAAAATTGCAGGATTTGTAATTTTACAGATGTGCGGTACGTTTCGTGGTTATATTCAGACACTTCTCGTGGCGGAAGAATATCGCGGTCAAGGTATTGCAAACCAAATTCTAAAGTTCTGTGAGAACCATATTCATAAGATTTCGCCCAATGTGTTTATGTGTGTTTCATCTTTTAATACACATGCCCGAAAAGTTTATGAAAAGTATGGATTTGAGGAAATTGGGGTGCTTAAAGACTTCATAAAACCTGGTTTTGATGAAATATTACTTTGGAAAAGGTAA